Proteins from a single region of Clupea harengus chromosome 5, Ch_v2.0.2, whole genome shotgun sequence:
- the eif6 gene encoding eukaryotic translation initiation factor 6, whose amino-acid sequence MAVRAAFEKNNEIGCFAKLTNTYCLVAIGGSENFYSVFEGELSETIPVVHASIAGCRIIGRMCVGNRHGLMVPSNTTDQELQHIRNCLPDTVKIQRVEERLSALGNVIACNDYVALVHPDLDRETEEILADSLKVEVFRQTIAEQVLVGSYCAFSNQGGLVHPKTSIEDQDELSSLLQVPLVAGTVNRGSEVIAGGMVVNDWCAFCGLDTTSTELSVIESVFRLSETQPSAIATTMRDSLIDSLT is encoded by the exons ATGGCCGTAAGAGCAGCTTTTGAGAAGAACAACGAAATCGGCTGCTTTGCTaagctcacaaacacatattgtCTCGTCGCTATTGGCGGATCAGAAAACTTTTACAG cGTCTTTGAAGGGGAGTTGTCTGAAACTATACCTGTTGTTCATGCTTCTATAGCGGGATGTCGTATCATTGGAAGAATGTGTGTTG GAAATCGTCATGGTCTTATGGTTCCGAGTAACACGACGGACCAGGAACTGCAGCACATTCGGAATTGCCTCCCAGATACAGTGAAGATCCAGCGGGTTGAGGAGCGTCTCTCTGCACTGGGCAACGTTATTGCCTGCAATGATTATGTTGCACTGGTCCATCCAGATCTAGACAGG GAGACTGAGGAGATTCTGGCAGACAGTCTGAAGGTGGAGGTGTTTCGTCAGACCATAGCTGAGCAAGTCCTCGTGGGCAGCTACTGTGCATTCAGTAACCAGGGCGGTCTTGTGCATCCCAAGACATCAATAGAAGACCAAGAtgagctctcctctcttctccaagTGCCTCTGGTG GCAGGGACAGTTAACCGGGGTAGTGAGGTCATAGCTGGCGGTATGGTGGTGAATGACTGGTGTGCGTTCTGCGGGCTGGACACCACAAGCACAGAGCTGTCGGTCATCGAGAGCGTCTTCAGACTGAGCGAGACACAGCCCAGCGCCATCGCCACCACCATGAGGGACTCCCTTATTGACAG CCTCACATAA